The stretch of DNA CGATTTTGACCGGAGAGCGGCTTGCTCTGAATTTAATGCAGCGGCTTTCGGGAGTGGCGACGCGGACAGCTTCGTTCGTGCAGGCGCTGGATGGGCTGCCGGCGAAGCTGGTGGATACGCGCAAGACTACGCCCGGACACCGGATGCTGGAGAAATACGCGGTGCGCGTCGGCGGAGGCGCCAATCACCGTTTCGGCTTATACGATGCCGTTATGATCAAGGATAATCATATAAAAGGTGCGGGGGGTATTCAGAAGGCTGTCAGCAGAGCCCGGGCCAACATTCCGCATACCATGACGATTGAAGTGGAAACGGAAAGCCTGGAACAGGTGGAAGAGGCGCTGGCCGCAGGCGCGGATATTATTATGCTGGATAACATGTCTCTTGAATTAATGACAGAGGCTGTGCGCAAAATTAAGACGAAGGCGCCGCATATTAAGACGGAGGCTTCGGGAAATGTATCGCTGGAAACGGTGCGCGGCATCGCAGAAACGGGCGTCGATGTTATCTCCGTTGGACGGCTCACTTATTCCTTTTCCAGTTTGGATATCAGTCTGGATCTGAATGAGAAGAAGGAGGGCGGCTTGTCATGATGCTGGCCGTGGATATCGGCAATACGAATATTGTGCTTGGGGTATACCGGCAGCGGGAACTCCTGCACCATTTCCGGCTGAGCACGGCGAGGCAATCGACTACGGATGAGTACGGGATTTTGATTCACAATTTGTTTAATATGTCGGGTCTGTCCGTTAAAAATGTAGAAGGAGTCATCATTTCTTCCGTCGTACCTCCGCTCGTGCATGTATTCGTGGAAATGTGTGTCAAATATATCGGCAAAGAGCCGCTGGTAGTGGGGCCCGGAATCAAGACCGGGCTCAATCTGCGTTACGAGAACCCTCGGGAGGTCGGCGCGGACCGTATTGTGAATGCCGTGGCCGCCATAGAGCGTTATCAATGTCCGCTTGTCGTCGTCGACTTTGGAACCGCCACAACATTCGACTGCATTGACGGAAGCGCCAATTATCTTGGAGGCGCCATTGTGCCGGGTATCGGCATTTCCACCGAGGCGTTATATCAGCGGGCGTCCAAGCTCCCGAGAATCGAACTGGAGAAGCCCAAGAAAGTAATCGGCCGAAATACCGTGCATGCGATGCAGGCCGGGATTATTTTCGGCTATGCGGGGCAAGTAGAAGGCATTGTAAGGCGCATTAAGGCAGAGATGAACGCACCAAGACTGAAGGTCATCGCGACAGGAGGACTGGCGCCGATGATAGCTGGTGAGACGGACTGCATTGACGAGGTCAATTCGATGCTCACGCTGGAGGGGCTGCGCATTATTTACGATCGAAATCAATAACATTGGGATTCAATTTATGACAGGAGGGCTAGGCACCTATGCAAAATAAAAAAGACCGGTTGGTACGGGGAACAGCACTTGGCGGCAGGGTACGGGCTTTTGCGGTTCGCACGACAGAGCTTACAGCCGAGCTTCAGCGGAGGCATGATACTTATCCGACGGCTACGGCTGCGCTCGGACGTACGGTCACCGCAGCCGCCATGATGGGCGCTATGCTCAAAGGCAAGGAAATGATCAATATACAGATCAAAGGCGGCGGTCCGATCGGACAGATTGTCGCAGAGGCTAATGCGGAGGGTGAGGTTCGCGGCTATGTCCAGAATCCTCATGTCCATCTGCCGAGCAATAGTCTTGGCAAGCTGGACGTGGCAGGGGCGGTCGGAACCGATGGCTTTATGCATGTCATCAAGGATCTCGGTCTGAAGGAGCCTTACCGCGGCAGTGTGCCGATTGTTTCCGGCGAGCTCGGCGACGATTTTACGTATTACTTTGCCGTTTCCGAGCAGACGAACTCTGCGGTAGGACTAGGTGTACTGGTTGATACGGATAACAGCGTCAAGGTGGCTGGCGGATTTATTATTCAACTGCTGCCGGGCCTGAGCGACGAGGAGATTACGGAAATCGAACAAAACTTAAGCTCGACACCTTCGGTTACAGCGCTGCTCGATCAGGGTATGGAACCGGAGGAGATGCTGAGCCGCATTTTGCCCGATACGGAAGTGCTGGACGAAATGGAAATCAGCTTTAAGTGTCATTGCTCCCGCGAGAAAGTGGAGCAGACTCTGGTAAGCCTCGGGATGCATGAACTGGAGCAGATCATCGAGGAAGACGGTCAGGCCGAAGTGGTATGCCATTTCTGCAATGAAGCCTATTCTTTTAACAAGGCGGAACTGCAGGAAATTCTCAATCAAGCGAAATAGGATCGTGTGGGAATGACAAGACAGGAACGCGCTCTGCGCAAATCCGTTATTATTCTGGCTGGGTTCGTCCTGCTTCTTTCCGCCCTTCTCATATGGGAATGGCGCAAGGGAAAAGGGACGGAAGGGAACGACGAAGACGGAAAAATAATAGCGAAGGTTGCCGGCCAATCCATCTCGCTGCGGCAGTGGAGAGATGAGCTTCAAAAGAGACATGGCGATGAAGTACTGCTTGCCATGCTTAACCGGATCGCGCTTGAGAAGGAAGCCAAGAAACTCGGGATCTCCGTCTCGGAGCAGGAAATCGACCGGGAATTGCAAGCAGCGGCTTCCGGATACGGCTCGGAGGAGCTGTATTACTCGCAGATGGAAACGGAGCTTGGCTTGTCCAAGGAGGAAGTCAGGGAAGAAACTGGCTACAGACTCCTGCTGCAAGCAGTGGCAACGACTGGAATTGTAATCGGAGACAAGGAAATCGATGAGTATTTGCAGCAGGATCCGGACCTTCTTCGCCCGGTCAAGGAGATCGAGCTGTCAATCATCAAGGTAAATTCCGAAAGGGAAGCGGAACGGGTACTGGACCGATTGGAAGATGGTGAGGATTTTACCGATTTGGCAGAGGAGCTTTCAATTGATGAAGACAGCAGGCTTCGCGGAGGCCGGATCGGTACAGTGGAGGAAGACAATCCTTTTTGGCCGCAGGAACTGCTTAAGACAGCGGCGGAGCTGGACCCCGGCGCTGTTGCTGGTCCGTTTCTGGTAGAAGGCGGTTATGCCGTTATCCGGACAGACAAAGTAAACGTTCCGAAGATGCCGAGTGAACGGGAAATAAGAGAGCAGGTCCGCATGGAACTTGCCCTGGAACAGGCTCCGCCGCTGCAAAAGGTCGAGAATGATCTCCGCGCCAAATATGGTGCCGCAATAGATATTGACAAGGGACTTCAAGATTGATAAGATGAGATTAACGTAAAACCTACTGATTTAGTCGGAATAGCACGGCAGCTTGTATCCCCACTGTGCAGCGCGCGGCTTGGCGTGCGGCGTTTCCTGGAACTTTCGGGGGCAGATCCGGTATGACCATGTTAAATTGAAGGCGGCCGCTGATGACCCAAGGGGCAAATGCTGAAGACTTATGTCACAAGTTACGCTATCTTCTATCTCGTTCATTATTCTAAGGAGGTTTTTGCTCATGTCTAAAGTGGTCAACAATGTAACCGAACTAATTGGAGGTACCCCGCTTGTACGTCTGAACCGGATCGTGCCGGAAGGCGCTGCGGAAATCTATGTGAAGCTCGAATACCAGAACCCGGGCTCCAGCGTTAAGGACCGGATTGCGGTCAGCATTGTGGAAGAAGCCGAGAAGGAAGGCCGTCTGAAACCGGGAGATACGATCCTGGAGGCAACCAGCGGCAATACGGGTATCGGTCTGGCTATGGTAGCTGCGGCTAAAGGATACAAAGCCATTATCGTTATGCCTGAGACGATGAGCTTGGAGCGCCGCAACCTGCTTCGCGCTTATGGTGCGGAATTGGTTCTGACTCCGGGATCAGAAGGCATGAACGGCGCAGTTAAGAAAGCCGAAGCCATTCTGGCTGAGAATCCGAGCTACTTTGTTGCCGAGCAGTTCAAGAATCCGGCCAACGTGAAGATTCACCGCGAAACGACGGGACCGGAAATCGTGGAAGCGATCGATTCGATCGGCGGGTCGTTGGACGCTTTCATCGCGGGTATTGGCACAGGCGGAACGATTACCGGCGCCGGCGAAGTGCTGAAAGATAAATATCCGGACATCAAGATTTATGCGGTAGAGCCTGCGGCTTCGCCAATTCTTGCGGGCGGCAAACCGGGACCTCATAAAATTCAAGGTATCGGAGCCAACTTTATCCCTGATATTCTGAATCAAAATGTTTACGATGAAATTATTCATGTTGAAAATGACGAAGCGTTTGATACAGCGCGCCGTG from Paenibacillus sophorae encodes:
- the cysK gene encoding cysteine synthase A: MSKVVNNVTELIGGTPLVRLNRIVPEGAAEIYVKLEYQNPGSSVKDRIAVSIVEEAEKEGRLKPGDTILEATSGNTGIGLAMVAAAKGYKAIIVMPETMSLERRNLLRAYGAELVLTPGSEGMNGAVKKAEAILAENPSYFVAEQFKNPANVKIHRETTGPEIVEAIDSIGGSLDAFIAGIGTGGTITGAGEVLKDKYPDIKIYAVEPAASPILAGGKPGPHKIQGIGANFIPDILNQNVYDEIIHVENDEAFDTARRVAKEEGILSGISSGAAIFAAIKVAKELGAGKRVVAIVPSNGERYLSTPLYNYEA
- the hslO gene encoding Hsp33 family molecular chaperone HslO, translating into MQNKKDRLVRGTALGGRVRAFAVRTTELTAELQRRHDTYPTATAALGRTVTAAAMMGAMLKGKEMINIQIKGGGPIGQIVAEANAEGEVRGYVQNPHVHLPSNSLGKLDVAGAVGTDGFMHVIKDLGLKEPYRGSVPIVSGELGDDFTYYFAVSEQTNSAVGLGVLVDTDNSVKVAGGFIIQLLPGLSDEEITEIEQNLSSTPSVTALLDQGMEPEEMLSRILPDTEVLDEMEISFKCHCSREKVEQTLVSLGMHELEQIIEEDGQAEVVCHFCNEAYSFNKAELQEILNQAK
- the nadC gene encoding carboxylating nicotinate-nucleotide diphosphorylase — its product is MMFNGYNEQLVQSIKNWLKEDVGSGDVTTLTTIAPGHQSKGIIHAKEEGVVCGIPVAELVFEVVDPGLSFTSFVKEGERVAKGTVIAEVEGSTHSILTGERLALNLMQRLSGVATRTASFVQALDGLPAKLVDTRKTTPGHRMLEKYAVRVGGGANHRFGLYDAVMIKDNHIKGAGGIQKAVSRARANIPHTMTIEVETESLEQVEEALAAGADIIMLDNMSLELMTEAVRKIKTKAPHIKTEASGNVSLETVRGIAETGVDVISVGRLTYSFSSLDISLDLNEKKEGGLS
- a CDS encoding type III pantothenate kinase, encoding MMLAVDIGNTNIVLGVYRQRELLHHFRLSTARQSTTDEYGILIHNLFNMSGLSVKNVEGVIISSVVPPLVHVFVEMCVKYIGKEPLVVGPGIKTGLNLRYENPREVGADRIVNAVAAIERYQCPLVVVDFGTATTFDCIDGSANYLGGAIVPGIGISTEALYQRASKLPRIELEKPKKVIGRNTVHAMQAGIIFGYAGQVEGIVRRIKAEMNAPRLKVIATGGLAPMIAGETDCIDEVNSMLTLEGLRIIYDRNQ
- a CDS encoding peptidylprolyl isomerase, producing MTRQERALRKSVIILAGFVLLLSALLIWEWRKGKGTEGNDEDGKIIAKVAGQSISLRQWRDELQKRHGDEVLLAMLNRIALEKEAKKLGISVSEQEIDRELQAAASGYGSEELYYSQMETELGLSKEEVREETGYRLLLQAVATTGIVIGDKEIDEYLQQDPDLLRPVKEIELSIIKVNSEREAERVLDRLEDGEDFTDLAEELSIDEDSRLRGGRIGTVEEDNPFWPQELLKTAAELDPGAVAGPFLVEGGYAVIRTDKVNVPKMPSEREIREQVRMELALEQAPPLQKVENDLRAKYGAAIDIDKGLQD